Genomic DNA from Gilliamella sp. ESL0441:
AAATAGCGTAGTATTTCTAACCCACTAACATTTTGAATATTGATATCCAGTAAGATCATATCGGGATCGAGCTTTTCAGCGAGTTTTATCCCTTCCGTTCCAGACCCCGTTTCGCCAATCACTTCAAAATGGCTAACGGTATTGATTAATTGTTTTACACCATTTCTAAGCATAGGGTGATCGTCAATAAGTAGTATCGAACTTTTTATCTGGTCCATGGGTTACTCTTCTATTATCGTAAATGGAATGGTCTTATTGGCTTTAAATATTACCATAACTTGCGTGCCTTTTTGTGGCTCAGTATTAATTGTTAGATTACCATTTAGGATTTCTGCTCTGTCTCGCATAATCACCATACCATAATGATTATCCTGCTTAACATCAGTTTGAAAGCCAATACCATTATCGCTAACACTGACTGTGATAATCTGGTTATCATCAATGGTTAACGCAATGATAACGTGTGATGCTTGTGCGTGTTTGTACACATTGTTTAGCGCTTCTCGAATAAATTGTAATAAATGAAAAGCATGTTTGCTTTTGATGATATTGAGCGGTAATTGATATTCAAGTTGAATGTTAAATTTTAGTTTTTGATTAAACTCTTCAATCATCTCCATTAAGCTAGCATAAAAACCTGTTTGATTGAGCCGCAAACGAAAAGAGGTAATTAATTCACGTAACTGGGAATAGGTGATATTGACCTCTTTTCGCATTGTTGCTAATAGTTCAATACTACTTTGTGATGTCAAATCAGATTGCATTTGTAGACAGCTAAGATGTATTTTTAAACAGGATAATGATTGCGCAATTGAATCATGCAACTCTCTTGCCATTGCTGATCGCTCTTTCATTAATAAATACTGCTTTTGTTGCTCTATTTGTCGATCTAGCATCATTGCCGTGGACATCTGCTCGATAAGTCCTGTTATTAAGTTTTCCTGCTCGTCGCTAAGGGTAACATCTGTCGGTTGAATGGCAAATAATATGCCATATTTTTCGCCATTGTCTTGAAGATACCAATAACGTTGAAATCCATGTTGTTGAGAATGTTTTGATTCGGTTAAACAAGCACAGCAATGCGGATTTTGGCAGAAAGGTAATTTCTGCTGATTGTCATAACTAATTTGTTGGTAATGTTCAGGGTTTTCAGATTCATAAAATCGGATTTGAAATTGAGTGAGTGGTACAAGTTCTTCTAATTGACGTAAAATCATTAAAAAACGTTCACATAATGGCTTTGATGTATGGAGCTGTTTGGTGGCGTGATATTGAAATGAGATGATGTTATTAGTTTGTTGCAATTCAGCCGTTTTTTCAGCCACCCGTTCTTCAAGGATTAAATATTGAGATTCGATTTGATCAGACATGTTATTTAATGCTAACCCTAACAAATCGAATTCATTTTTTCTGGAACGTAGCGGAAAACGTTCACTAAAATTATGTTTTGAAATAGCCTGAGCCATATTAATCAGTTTGCGCCAAGGAGCGAGGAGATAACGACGCAAATAGTAAATCTGAGCAATGAGAAAGACCACAATAATGATAATAAATAATTGTTGCAAGCGAGATATATAATGAATCTGGTTTTCGGTCTTCTGATCGATCTTATGTACTAAATAATTGGTTTTGATAACAAATTGATCGATATCCGTTTTTATCTCATCGATGTTTTTGGCTTGTGCAATTTTTATCGCAATTTCAGTACGCCATTTATTATGTAATTCATTGAATTCATCTATTAAATCATAACGTTCAAAAAGAGCTAATTGTTGCTTTGACGACGTTATTTCACTAAAAATATTTAAACGGCCATTATCGTGTTTATTAAGGGGAACCATTGATAAAAGTTGATAACTTTTCATACGAATTAGCCCTAATTGATTAATCATATAAGCGCTACCTTTGGTATCATTAGCGACTTGAATAGATAGCGATAACGCAATTAACGCAATGGTGCCTAAAAAACACATTAATAGCGACAAACGATTAATAATTGAAGCATGATAGCGAGTTTTATTATTGGTTGTTTTAGTACTCAGCATAGAATTACAATAAATTAACTAAGAAATAATGATTTATCCGTATTGTAACGCTAAAACGATATCTTGCTGATCTTTTTTGTAACTTTTTGCGATCTTTTAGTAAAGACTGCTTGCAACAAGGATAAATTTTGCGTAAAATTCACGCCCTATAAGATTAATCAATGCAGACATATATGCTAAATCAGGAATAGTCTGCTTTTTATTGCGGAGTTAAGTATGTACGCAGTTTTCCAAAGTGGTGGTAAACAACACCGAGTCAGCGAAGGACAAGTCGTTCGCTTGGAAAAAATTGAAGTCGAAACAGGTGCAGAAGTTGTTTTCGATAAAGTTTTAATGGTAGCAAATGGTGAAGACATCAAAGTTGGTGCTCCGTTTGTTGAAGGTGCAACAATTAAAGCAGAAATTGTTGAGCACGGTCGTGGCGATAAAGTGAAAATTGTTAAATTCCGTCGTCGTAAACACTATCGTAAACAACAAGGTCACCGTCAGTGGTTCACTGATGTGAAGATCACTGCAATCGCTTAATAGGAGTATCGAACAATGGCACATAAGAAGGCTGGTGGTTCATCACGTAATGGTCGTGATTCCCAGAGTAAACGTTTAGGTGTTAAACGTTATGGTTCTCAAGAAGTTCTTGCTGGTAATATTTTAGTACGTCAACGTGGAACTCAATTCCACCCAGGCACTAATGTAGGTTGTGGTCGTGACCATACCTTATTTGCTTTAATTGACGGACAAGTAAAATTTGAAGTTAAAGGACCTAAAAACCGTCGTTATGTTAGTGTAATTGCTAACAGCTAATAAAAAGCGGTTTAACGTTTATGGAAGCCTCACAGCTATTGTGGGGCTTTTTTCATTTCTTGAATTCATATAATATTAGTTAATATGATAAAACAGCAAAATGTTAAATTAGGTTTTGCCTTAGCCATGTTAACAGCGGTTATGTGGGGACTAGTGCCGATTGCAATGAAATATGCATTGGTGGTTATTGACCCATTAACGTTAGCGTGGTCTCGATTGGCAATTTCTGCCGTCGGTATTACGATATGGTTAGCTTATAAAAAACAATTTCCTAATTTAGCGATGTTTAAAAAACGTCGACGTTTTATCTTATTAATGATTGCCGGATTTGGATTACTTGGTAATTTTGCGTTATTTGCAAGTTCTGTTCAGTATCTTTCTGCGACAACGGCTCAAGTTGTAGGTCAAATGGGTATTGTAATTTTTATGATTTCAAGTGCGTTTGTTTTTAAAGAGCGATTAAGACCAACGCAAATAATGGGTATTTCGGTATTGCTAATTGGATTAGGACTATTTTTTAATAAAAATATTACCGTTCTATTTGCTAATATATCGACTTATGGCATTGGTGTTTGGCTTGCTTTACTTGCTTCAATTTCATGGGCAGCTTATGCGTTGGCACAAAAAGTGTTATTACGTAAATTACGTGCAGAACAGTTACTTTGGCTAATTTATCTTATTTGTACGGTATTTTTATGGCCATTGGCATCGCCAACAAAAATCGCTCATGCCGATGCAACGCAGTTATTTGCCATTATCTTTTGTGGTTTAAATACCATTATTGCTTATGGCGCATTAGTTATGGCAATGGAACGTTGGCAAGCTGCACAAGTTAGTGCAATTACCACATTATCACCGTTGTTTGCATTAATTTTTTCAGATTTATTTGCCGTAATTTGGCCAGAAAAATTTGCTATGCAGTATTTAAATATTTTAGGTTATATTGGCGCAGTATCAGTCGTTGCTGGTGCGATGTTTGCCACAATTGGGCACTATTTATGGCATCCAAGAAAAGGCTGGCTAATTAACCAGAAGAAAGAGGAAGAATAATGAAATTTGTAGATGAAGCTTCAATCCGAGTCGAAGCCGGTGATGGTGGCAATGGTTGCGTAGGTTTTCGTCGAGAAAAATACATTCCCAAAGGTGGCCCTGACGGTGGTGACGGTGGTGACGGTGGTGATGTCTATTTTATTGCCGATGAAAATCTCAATACTTTGGTTGATTTCCAATTTGAAAAAAATTATCGGGCAGAGCGTGGGCAAAATGGGCAAGGTTCAGATTGTACCGGTAAAAGAGGCAAAGATATTACCGTAAAAGTGCCCGTTGGAACCCGAATCACAGACAAATATACGGGTGAAATTATCGGCGATTTAACGCATCATCAACAAAAAGTGTTAGTCGCAAAAGGTGGGTTTCATGGCTTGGGTAATGCACGATTTAAATCATCAGTGAATCGGGCTCCAAGGCAAAAAACCGATGGTACGCCCGGTGAAAAACGTGATGTATTGTTAGAATTATTGCTACTTGCTGACGTCGGTATGCTTGGTTTACCTAATGCCGGTAAATCCACATTTATTCGATCAGTTTCAGCAGCTAAACCGAAAGTCGCTGATTATCCGTTTACGACTTTAGTGCCAAGTTTAGGCGTGGTAAGAATGGATAATGAGCAAAGTTTTGTTGTTGCGGATATTCCGGGATTAATTGAAGGTGCTGCGGACGGTGCTGGTCTGGGTATTCGTTTTTTAAAACATCTTGAACGTTGTCGAGTTTTAGTGCATTTAATTGATATTGCACCAATTGATGAATCTGATCCTATTGAAAATGCGAAAGTCATTATTCAAGAACTTCATCAATATAGTGAAAAACTTGCCAATAAACCTCGTTGGTTGGTATTCAACAAAATGGATGTTTTAGGTGAAGAAGAAAGTGCTAAACGTGCAGCCGAAATCGCTAAAGCATTGGATTGGGATGACAAATATTATGTTATTTCAGCGGTCAATCATGAAGGGGTAAAAGCTTTATGTTGGGATCTGATGGATTATATGAATGCTCATCCACGTGAAGAAGAGCAAGAAGAAACATCACCAGAAAAAGTTGAATTTATGTGGGATGATTATCACCAACAAGCTATGGATGAGGCTTTTGATGACGACGACGATGATTTTGATGATTGGGATGAGAGTGACGAAGAAGGGGTTGAATTTATCTATCAAAAATAGTAATAACCTAAAAAAGTTAAACTTATCACTTCAAATTATCAACTAAAAAATCAGCATTGCGAAAATACAGGGTGACATAGCCCTGTATTCCTCTCTATTAT
This window encodes:
- the narX gene encoding nitrate/nitrite two-component system sensor histidine kinase NarX, which translates into the protein MLSTKTTNNKTRYHASIINRLSLLMCFLGTIALIALSLSIQVANDTKGSAYMINQLGLIRMKSYQLLSMVPLNKHDNGRLNIFSEITSSKQQLALFERYDLIDEFNELHNKWRTEIAIKIAQAKNIDEIKTDIDQFVIKTNYLVHKIDQKTENQIHYISRLQQLFIIIIVVFLIAQIYYLRRYLLAPWRKLINMAQAISKHNFSERFPLRSRKNEFDLLGLALNNMSDQIESQYLILEERVAEKTAELQQTNNIISFQYHATKQLHTSKPLCERFLMILRQLEELVPLTQFQIRFYESENPEHYQQISYDNQQKLPFCQNPHCCACLTESKHSQQHGFQRYWYLQDNGEKYGILFAIQPTDVTLSDEQENLITGLIEQMSTAMMLDRQIEQQKQYLLMKERSAMARELHDSIAQSLSCLKIHLSCLQMQSDLTSQSSIELLATMRKEVNITYSQLRELITSFRLRLNQTGFYASLMEMIEEFNQKLKFNIQLEYQLPLNIIKSKHAFHLLQFIREALNNVYKHAQASHVIIALTIDDNQIITVSVSDNGIGFQTDVKQDNHYGMVIMRDRAEILNGNLTINTEPQKGTQVMVIFKANKTIPFTIIEE
- the rplU gene encoding 50S ribosomal protein L21; the protein is MYAVFQSGGKQHRVSEGQVVRLEKIEVETGAEVVFDKVLMVANGEDIKVGAPFVEGATIKAEIVEHGRGDKVKIVKFRRRKHYRKQQGHRQWFTDVKITAIA
- the rpmA gene encoding 50S ribosomal protein L27 produces the protein MAHKKAGGSSRNGRDSQSKRLGVKRYGSQEVLAGNILVRQRGTQFHPGTNVGCGRDHTLFALIDGQVKFEVKGPKNRRYVSVIANS
- a CDS encoding DMT family transporter; amino-acid sequence: MIKQQNVKLGFALAMLTAVMWGLVPIAMKYALVVIDPLTLAWSRLAISAVGITIWLAYKKQFPNLAMFKKRRRFILLMIAGFGLLGNFALFASSVQYLSATTAQVVGQMGIVIFMISSAFVFKERLRPTQIMGISVLLIGLGLFFNKNITVLFANISTYGIGVWLALLASISWAAYALAQKVLLRKLRAEQLLWLIYLICTVFLWPLASPTKIAHADATQLFAIIFCGLNTIIAYGALVMAMERWQAAQVSAITTLSPLFALIFSDLFAVIWPEKFAMQYLNILGYIGAVSVVAGAMFATIGHYLWHPRKGWLINQKKEEE
- the cgtA gene encoding Obg family GTPase CgtA, translating into MKFVDEASIRVEAGDGGNGCVGFRREKYIPKGGPDGGDGGDGGDVYFIADENLNTLVDFQFEKNYRAERGQNGQGSDCTGKRGKDITVKVPVGTRITDKYTGEIIGDLTHHQQKVLVAKGGFHGLGNARFKSSVNRAPRQKTDGTPGEKRDVLLELLLLADVGMLGLPNAGKSTFIRSVSAAKPKVADYPFTTLVPSLGVVRMDNEQSFVVADIPGLIEGAADGAGLGIRFLKHLERCRVLVHLIDIAPIDESDPIENAKVIIQELHQYSEKLANKPRWLVFNKMDVLGEEESAKRAAEIAKALDWDDKYYVISAVNHEGVKALCWDLMDYMNAHPREEEQEETSPEKVEFMWDDYHQQAMDEAFDDDDDDFDDWDESDEEGVEFIYQK